A stretch of Usitatibacter palustris DNA encodes these proteins:
- a CDS encoding beta/gamma crystallin-related protein — protein MKTTWLGAAIAAAMLQSSFALAQPARGEAIIYEGANFSGRSIALRNDTANFENIGFNDRAASVYVVSGVWEFCNDAYYRDSCRTFRPGEYGDLGALTNRVSSGRLLNVGQPGWGPSGGPRTDPGNEWWNAGRGDVQLFDRQDFQGFLANLTNTAPNFEPLGYNDKVASLIVRRGTWEFCSDANFRGRCQTFGPGEYRRITGGQDDAFSSARPVSLGGATTRSTPERGAIQVFDHQDFSGRMMRLGDDAPNLENTGLNDRIESLIVERGRWRLCSDAYERGSCREFGPGRYPVLPPNLRSKISSLTLQ, from the coding sequence ATGAAAACCACCTGGTTGGGCGCCGCGATTGCCGCGGCGATGCTGCAATCGTCCTTCGCGCTGGCGCAGCCCGCGCGCGGCGAGGCGATCATCTACGAAGGCGCGAACTTCAGCGGGCGCAGCATCGCGCTCCGGAACGACACCGCGAACTTCGAGAACATCGGGTTCAACGACCGCGCCGCATCGGTCTACGTGGTGAGCGGCGTGTGGGAGTTCTGCAACGACGCTTACTACCGCGATTCATGCCGCACGTTCCGGCCGGGCGAGTACGGTGATCTCGGTGCGCTCACCAATCGCGTCTCGTCCGGGCGATTGCTTAACGTCGGCCAGCCGGGCTGGGGTCCGAGCGGCGGGCCTCGCACCGATCCGGGCAATGAATGGTGGAACGCGGGGCGCGGCGACGTGCAGCTCTTCGATCGCCAGGACTTCCAGGGCTTCCTCGCGAACCTCACGAACACAGCGCCGAACTTCGAGCCGCTGGGCTACAACGACAAGGTGGCTTCGCTGATCGTGCGCCGCGGCACGTGGGAGTTCTGTTCCGACGCGAACTTCCGCGGGCGTTGCCAGACGTTCGGGCCGGGTGAGTATCGGCGCATCACGGGCGGGCAGGACGATGCGTTCTCCTCGGCGCGGCCGGTTAGCCTGGGCGGCGCCACCACGCGATCGACCCCCGAGCGCGGCGCGATCCAGGTCTTCGACCATCAGGACTTCTCGGGCCGCATGATGCGCCTGGGCGACGATGCGCCGAACCTCGAGAACACGGGTCTTAACGATCGCATCGAATCGCTGATCGTCGAGCGTGGCCGCTGGCGCCTTTGCAGCGACGCGTACGAGCGCGGATCGTGCCGTGAGTTCGGTCCCGGCCGCTATCCGGTGCTGCCCCCGAACCTGCGTTCGAAGATTTCCTCGCTGACGCTGCAGTAA
- the urtE gene encoding urea ABC transporter ATP-binding subunit UrtE: MLTVSNLNQYYGGSHILRDLSFEVPAGQVTCLLGRNGVGKTTLLRTLMGVVPAKTGTLTFNGVDLAHTKPEDRARAGIGYVPQGREIFSRLTVEENLRMGLATQPRSARVPELVFELFPVLRKMLNRRGGDLSGGQQQQLAIGRAIASNPKLLILDEPTEGIQPSIIKDIERAIRVLAGRPAADGTVSTREPISILLCEQYYDFARSLADHYLVMERGEFLKRGAGADMERDKVRELLAV, from the coding sequence ATGCTCACCGTCTCCAACCTCAACCAGTACTACGGCGGCAGCCACATCCTGCGCGACCTCTCGTTCGAGGTGCCCGCGGGCCAGGTGACGTGCCTGCTCGGACGCAACGGCGTGGGCAAGACCACGCTCCTGCGCACGCTGATGGGTGTCGTGCCCGCGAAGACGGGCACGCTCACCTTCAATGGCGTGGACCTCGCGCACACGAAGCCCGAGGACCGCGCACGCGCCGGCATCGGCTACGTACCGCAGGGGCGCGAGATCTTTTCGCGGCTGACGGTCGAGGAGAACCTGCGCATGGGCCTCGCGACGCAGCCGCGCAGCGCGCGCGTGCCCGAGCTCGTGTTCGAGCTCTTTCCCGTGCTGCGCAAGATGCTCAATCGCCGCGGCGGCGACCTTTCAGGCGGCCAGCAGCAGCAACTTGCGATCGGGCGCGCGATCGCCTCGAACCCGAAGCTCCTGATCCTCGACGAACCGACCGAAGGCATCCAGCCGTCGATCATCAAGGACATCGAGCGGGCCATTCGCGTGCTCGCCGGACGCCCCGCGGCCGACGGCACGGTCTCCACGCGCGAGCCGATCTCGATCCTGCTTTGCGAGCAGTACTACGATTTCGCGCGCTCGCTCGCGGATCACTACCTGGTCATGGAGCGCGGCGAGTTCCTGAAGCGCGGCGCCGGCGCGGACATGGAACGCGACAAGGTGCGCGAACTGCTGGCGGTATGA
- a CDS encoding urease accessory protein UreD — protein MLLAEPVLAAPWRAELALEFERRAERTVLASRRHDGPLVFQKPLYPEGDAICHGIIVHPPAGIAGGDELHLHANVGEKAHALLTTPGAAKWYRSAGARASSDIRWRVANDAALEWLPQETIIFSGALAAMTTLVSLTGTARYLGWEILCLGRTGSGERFDRGEMMATTEIERDGKPIFIDRLRVAADGAMRDSPAGLAGSPVSATFVAAAEGLDAALVTQCRDITPPVHGEGAITRLPGVVVARYLGTRSDAAREWFTRLWTVLRPAILQREAIEPRIWRT, from the coding sequence ATGTTGCTCGCGGAACCCGTCCTTGCAGCGCCCTGGCGCGCGGAGCTCGCCCTCGAGTTCGAGCGCCGTGCCGAGCGCACGGTCCTCGCCTCGCGGCGCCACGACGGCCCGCTCGTCTTCCAGAAGCCCCTCTACCCCGAAGGCGACGCGATCTGCCACGGGATCATCGTCCATCCACCCGCCGGAATCGCCGGGGGCGACGAGCTGCACCTCCACGCCAACGTCGGCGAGAAAGCCCACGCCCTGCTCACCACGCCAGGCGCCGCGAAGTGGTATCGCTCGGCCGGTGCGCGCGCCTCGAGCGACATTCGCTGGCGAGTGGCGAACGATGCCGCGCTCGAATGGCTGCCACAGGAAACCATCATCTTTTCCGGAGCGCTCGCGGCCATGACCACGCTCGTCTCGCTCACCGGCACCGCGCGCTACCTCGGCTGGGAGATCCTTTGCCTCGGCCGCACCGGCTCGGGCGAGCGCTTCGACCGGGGCGAGATGATGGCAACCACCGAGATCGAACGCGACGGCAAGCCGATCTTCATCGACCGCCTGCGGGTCGCGGCGGACGGCGCGATGCGCGATTCGCCCGCCGGGCTTGCGGGCTCGCCGGTGAGCGCGACCTTCGTTGCCGCGGCCGAAGGCCTGGATGCCGCGCTCGTCACGCAATGCCGCGACATCACCCCGCCCGTGCATGGCGAAGGCGCGATCACGCGCCTGCCCGGCGTGGTCGTCGCCCGCTACCTCGGCACTCGCAGCGATGCCGCCCGAGAATGGTTCACGCGGCTGTGGACCGTGCTGCGTCCCGCGATCCTGCAACGCGAGGCCATCGAGCCGCGCATCTGGCGAACCTGA
- a CDS encoding urease accessory protein UreF, with the protein MAKAAALPLARLLQLASPALPVGAYSYSQGLESAVEAGVVHDRASAQQWINDVAALSLARWELPLLAKLIAAWQGGPDAAMINARFLASRESAELRAETVQMGYSLARLAAQLEIPRHEELEAIEEPVFPTAFAFFVAAWKLPVREALSAYLWSWMENAVMAAVKCVPLGQTDAQRALLDLGDHIDTLVTEALDLDEDAMAPSLPRMALLSARHETQYSRLFRS; encoded by the coding sequence ATGGCTAAGGCCGCCGCCCTTCCCCTCGCGCGCCTGCTGCAGCTCGCCAGCCCCGCGCTGCCCGTAGGCGCCTACAGCTATTCGCAGGGACTCGAATCCGCCGTCGAAGCGGGTGTCGTTCACGATCGCGCCAGTGCCCAGCAATGGATCAACGACGTCGCTGCACTTTCGCTCGCGCGCTGGGAGCTCCCGTTGCTCGCGAAGCTCATCGCAGCATGGCAGGGCGGTCCTGATGCCGCCATGATCAACGCGCGCTTCCTCGCGAGCCGCGAAAGCGCGGAGCTGCGCGCGGAGACAGTGCAGATGGGCTATTCCCTCGCGCGCCTCGCCGCACAGCTCGAGATACCGCGCCATGAAGAACTCGAGGCGATCGAGGAACCCGTATTCCCGACGGCCTTCGCATTCTTCGTCGCCGCGTGGAAGCTTCCCGTGCGCGAAGCGCTCTCGGCCTACCTCTGGTCGTGGATGGAGAATGCCGTGATGGCTGCGGTGAAATGCGTGCCGCTCGGGCAGACGGACGCGCAGCGCGCCCTCCTCGATCTCGGCGACCACATCGACACGCTCGTCACCGAAGCGCTGGATCTCGATGAGGACGCGATGGCCCCGTCGCTCCCGCGCATGGCACTGCTGTCCGCGCGCCACGAAACGCAATACTCGCGCCTCTTCCGCTCATGA
- the urtD gene encoding urea ABC transporter ATP-binding protein UrtD produces MKLEEPVIAHPHDAPRPWPWWPPAKPVVREPAGGYSRPIDSSQLDLAHGVVLYLDGISVSFDGFKALNNLSLAIDAGELRCIIGPNGAGKTTMMDVITGKTRPDAGTAFFGQTIDLTKLTEAQIAHAGIGRKFQKPTIFERHTVFENLEISMKADKRVRKTLFAKLSSEEGDRIAATLGQIRLADNAKRVAGELSHGQKQWLEIGMLLMQEPKLLLLDEPVAGMSDDETERTAELFLSLAGQHSLVVVEHDMSFIARIAKKVTVLHEGSVLAEGTLDTVQSDPRVIEVYLGR; encoded by the coding sequence GTGAAGCTCGAAGAGCCCGTCATCGCCCATCCGCACGACGCGCCGCGTCCCTGGCCGTGGTGGCCGCCGGCCAAGCCTGTCGTCCGGGAACCTGCCGGGGGCTACTCGCGCCCGATCGATTCGAGCCAGCTCGACCTCGCGCACGGCGTTGTCCTTTATCTCGACGGCATCTCCGTGAGCTTCGATGGCTTCAAGGCCCTGAACAATCTTTCGCTCGCGATCGACGCGGGCGAGCTCCGATGCATCATCGGTCCGAACGGCGCGGGCAAGACCACGATGATGGACGTGATCACCGGCAAGACGCGCCCCGATGCGGGTACCGCGTTCTTCGGCCAGACGATCGACCTCACGAAACTCACCGAAGCGCAGATCGCGCACGCGGGCATCGGCCGCAAGTTCCAGAAGCCCACCATCTTCGAGCGCCACACGGTCTTCGAGAACCTCGAGATCTCGATGAAAGCCGACAAGCGCGTGAGAAAGACCCTCTTCGCGAAGCTTTCCAGCGAGGAAGGCGATCGCATCGCCGCGACGCTGGGCCAGATCCGCCTCGCCGACAATGCCAAGCGCGTCGCGGGCGAACTCTCGCACGGGCAGAAGCAGTGGCTGGAGATCGGCATGCTGCTGATGCAGGAGCCGAAGCTTCTCCTCCTCGACGAACCGGTCGCGGGGATGAGCGACGACGAAACCGAGCGCACCGCGGAGCTCTTCCTCTCGCTCGCGGGACAGCACTCGCTCGTCGTCGTGGAGCACGACATGAGCTTCATCGCGCGCATCGCCAAGAAGGTCACGGTGCTCCACGAAGGCAGCGTCCTCGCCGAAGGAACCCTCGACACAGTACAAAGTGACCCGCGCGTGATCGAGGTCTACCTGGGCCGATAG
- the ureG gene encoding urease accessory protein UreG — protein MNRSALRVGIGGPVGSGKTALTLALCKAFRDRYEIAAVTNDIYTAEDAQFLVRNEALPPERILGVETGGCPHTAIREDASINLEAVARLNRAFPALELILIESGGDNLAATFSPELSDLTLYVIDVAAGDKIPRKGGPGITKSDLLVINKIDLAPYVGASLEVMDRDAKKMRGDRPFVFTNLKTNHNLDVVVRFIETQGLLAPEAKRRTA, from the coding sequence ATGAATCGTTCCGCATTGCGCGTCGGCATCGGCGGCCCGGTCGGCTCGGGCAAGACCGCGCTGACACTCGCCCTGTGCAAGGCCTTCCGCGACCGCTACGAGATCGCCGCCGTCACCAACGACATCTACACCGCCGAGGATGCGCAATTCCTCGTGCGCAACGAGGCGCTTCCGCCCGAACGCATCCTGGGCGTGGAAACCGGGGGCTGCCCGCACACGGCCATCCGCGAGGACGCGTCGATCAACCTCGAAGCGGTGGCGCGCCTCAATCGCGCATTCCCGGCGCTCGAGCTCATCCTCATCGAAAGCGGCGGCGACAACCTCGCGGCGACCTTCAGCCCCGAGCTCTCCGACCTCACGCTCTACGTGATCGACGTGGCCGCCGGCGACAAGATCCCGCGCAAGGGCGGGCCGGGCATCACGAAGTCGGATCTTCTCGTCATCAACAAGATCGACCTCGCGCCCTACGTGGGCGCGTCGCTCGAAGTGATGGATCGCGACGCGAAGAAGATGCGCGGCGACCGCCCCTTCGTCTTCACGAACCTCAAGACCAACCACAACCTCGACGTGGTCGTGCGCTTCATCGAGACCCAGGGCCTGCTCGCCCCGGAAGCGAAGCGCCGCACCGCATGA
- a CDS encoding GNAT family N-acetyltransferase: MARVTPPTHHLDASDRPALRRHFLALGHDDRRLRFGSALQDGAILDYIDRIDFERDEVFGVRDDELELLGVVHVAFATGSAELGLSVTQGQRGKGIGGALFERAIVRLRNLGVESVFVHCLAENQAMLHLAKKNGMRVAYEGSETAAHQQLAPATPATLLTEWAFDQHADAVQAVRENKLLARRFFMLFK, encoded by the coding sequence ATGGCCCGCGTAACACCACCGACCCACCACCTCGACGCCTCCGACCGGCCTGCCCTGCGCCGCCATTTCCTCGCGCTCGGCCACGACGATCGGCGCCTGCGCTTCGGCTCGGCGCTGCAGGACGGGGCGATCCTCGATTACATCGACCGCATCGACTTCGAGCGCGATGAGGTGTTCGGCGTGCGTGATGACGAACTCGAGTTGCTGGGCGTCGTGCATGTCGCCTTCGCCACCGGTTCGGCCGAGCTGGGGCTGTCCGTGACCCAGGGTCAGCGCGGCAAGGGCATCGGCGGCGCGCTCTTCGAACGCGCGATCGTGCGTCTGCGCAATCTCGGCGTGGAAAGCGTCTTCGTGCACTGCCTCGCCGAGAACCAGGCGATGCTGCACCTCGCGAAGAAGAACGGAATGCGGGTCGCCTACGAAGGCAGTGAAACCGCGGCGCACCAGCAGCTGGCCCCGGCTACCCCCGCGACTCTGCTCACCGAATGGGCCTTCGACCAGCACGCGGACGCGGTCCAGGCGGTGCGCGAGAACAAGCTGCTCGCGCGCCGCTTCTTCATGCTGTTCAAGTAG
- the ureC gene encoding urease subunit alpha, which yields MTKISRQAYAEMFGPTTGDRVRLADTELWIEVEKDFTIHGEEVKFGGGKVIRDGMGQSQRLSKDVADTVITNALIVDHWGIVKADIGLKGGRIWKIGKAGNPDIQPGITIPIGAGTEAIAGEGMIVTAGGIDSHIHFICPQQIDEALMSGVTTMLGGGTGPATGTFATTCTPGPWHMHSMLLAADAFPMNLGFLGKGNASQPAPLREQVKAGAIGLKLHEDWGTTPAAIDCCLTVADEMDVQVAIHTDTLNESGFVEASVAAMKGRSIATFHTEGAGGGHAPDIIRVCGEPNVLPSSTNPTMPYTANTIAEHLDMLMVCHHLDPAIAEDVAFAESRIRRETIAAEDILHDLGAFSMMSSDSQAMGRVGEVIIRTWQTAHKMKIQRGAMKGDPKTHDNARVKRFIAKYTINPAIAHGISHAVGSIEAGKIADLVIWKPAFFGVKPFLILKGGMIAAAAMGDPNASIPTPQPVHYRPMFGAFAGGLRTSVTFVSQAGLKNPEVQALGLHRPLEAVRDIRKVGKKDMIHNTWQPKIEVDPETYVVKADGEVLTCEPAKVLPMAQRYFLF from the coding sequence ATGACCAAGATCTCGCGCCAGGCCTATGCCGAGATGTTCGGTCCCACGACCGGCGATCGCGTGCGGCTTGCGGACACGGAGTTGTGGATCGAAGTCGAGAAGGACTTCACGATCCACGGCGAGGAAGTGAAGTTCGGCGGCGGCAAGGTGATTCGCGACGGCATGGGCCAGAGCCAGCGCCTGTCGAAGGACGTCGCCGACACCGTCATCACCAACGCGCTCATCGTCGATCACTGGGGCATCGTCAAGGCCGACATCGGGCTCAAGGGCGGGCGCATCTGGAAGATCGGCAAGGCGGGCAATCCCGACATCCAGCCCGGCATCACGATTCCGATCGGCGCGGGCACGGAAGCGATCGCGGGCGAAGGCATGATCGTCACCGCAGGCGGCATCGATAGCCACATCCATTTCATCTGCCCGCAGCAGATCGACGAAGCGCTGATGTCGGGCGTCACCACGATGCTGGGCGGTGGCACGGGTCCCGCCACTGGAACGTTCGCGACGACCTGCACACCTGGTCCGTGGCACATGCACTCGATGCTTCTGGCCGCCGACGCGTTTCCGATGAACCTCGGCTTCCTCGGCAAGGGCAACGCCTCGCAACCCGCACCGCTTCGCGAGCAGGTGAAAGCCGGCGCGATCGGACTCAAGCTTCACGAAGACTGGGGCACGACGCCCGCCGCGATCGACTGCTGCCTCACCGTCGCCGACGAGATGGACGTGCAGGTCGCGATTCACACGGACACGCTGAACGAGTCGGGATTCGTCGAAGCGTCCGTCGCCGCGATGAAGGGCCGCTCGATCGCGACGTTCCACACCGAAGGCGCGGGCGGCGGTCACGCACCCGACATCATCCGCGTGTGTGGCGAGCCCAACGTGCTGCCCTCCTCCACGAATCCGACGATGCCCTACACGGCCAACACCATCGCCGAGCATCTCGACATGCTGATGGTGTGCCACCACCTCGACCCCGCGATCGCCGAGGACGTCGCGTTCGCCGAATCACGCATCCGCCGCGAGACGATCGCCGCGGAAGACATCCTCCATGATCTCGGCGCGTTCTCGATGATGTCCTCGGACTCGCAAGCGATGGGCCGCGTGGGCGAAGTGATCATCCGCACGTGGCAGACCGCGCACAAGATGAAGATCCAGCGCGGCGCAATGAAGGGCGACCCGAAGACGCACGACAACGCCCGCGTGAAACGATTCATCGCGAAATACACGATCAACCCCGCGATCGCGCACGGCATCTCGCATGCGGTCGGCTCCATCGAGGCCGGGAAGATCGCCGACCTCGTGATCTGGAAGCCCGCATTCTTCGGCGTGAAGCCGTTCCTCATCCTCAAGGGCGGAATGATCGCGGCGGCTGCGATGGGCGACCCCAACGCGTCGATCCCCACGCCGCAGCCCGTGCACTATCGCCCGATGTTCGGCGCGTTCGCGGGCGGCTTGCGCACCTCGGTCACGTTCGTCTCCCAGGCCGGCCTCAAGAATCCGGAAGTCCAGGCGCTCGGCCTGCATCGTCCGCTCGAAGCCGTGCGCGACATCCGCAAGGTCGGCAAGAAGGACATGATCCACAACACCTGGCAGCCGAAGATCGAGGTCGATCCGGAGACCTACGTCGTGAAGGCCGACGGCGAGGTCCTCACCTGCGAACCGGCGAAGGTCCTTCCCATGGCACAGCGCTACTTCCTCTTCTGA
- the ureA gene encoding urease subunit gamma has product MELTPREKDKLLIFTAGLLAERRRARGLKLNYPEAVAFISAAIMEGARDGKTVSELMGWGATLLKREDVMEGVPEMIPDIQVEATFPDGTKLVTVHNPIP; this is encoded by the coding sequence ATGGAATTAACCCCTCGCGAGAAGGACAAGCTCCTCATCTTCACCGCCGGTCTGCTCGCGGAGCGTCGCCGCGCGCGCGGACTGAAGCTCAACTATCCCGAAGCCGTTGCGTTCATCTCCGCGGCCATCATGGAAGGCGCGCGCGACGGCAAGACCGTCTCCGAGCTGATGGGCTGGGGCGCGACGCTCCTCAAGCGCGAAGACGTGATGGAGGGCGTGCCCGAGATGATTCCCGACATCCAGGTCGAGGCCACCTTTCCCGATGGCACCAAGCTCGTGACCGTGCACAACCCGATCCCATGA
- a CDS encoding urease subunit beta: MIPGEMKVASGDIEINKGREKVKLEVTNTGDRPVQVGSHYHFFEVNDALKFDRAKARGFRLDIAAGTAVRFEPGQTRAVQLVALAGDRKVFGFQGKIMGKL, translated from the coding sequence ATGATTCCCGGCGAAATGAAAGTCGCATCGGGCGACATCGAGATCAACAAGGGCCGCGAGAAGGTGAAGCTCGAGGTCACCAACACCGGCGATCGTCCCGTGCAGGTGGGCTCGCACTATCATTTCTTCGAAGTGAACGACGCGCTGAAGTTCGATCGCGCGAAGGCTCGCGGCTTCCGGCTCGACATCGCTGCCGGTACGGCGGTGCGCTTCGAGCCCGGCCAGACGCGCGCCGTGCAACTCGTGGCCCTCGCCGGCGATCGCAAGGTCTTCGGTTTCCAGGGCAAGATCATGGGAAAACTGTAG
- the ureE gene encoding urease accessory protein UreE, whose protein sequence is MVEIRTRVFVRGAPIAGKLALPFDRRTITRQRAKLESGEEVAIMLPRGDVLRGGDIVATNDGRLIEVISSAEEVLHVTCASPRDLARAAYHLGNRHVPVEVGDGYLRIAADHVLEDMLVGLGATVTSMEAPFEPEAGAYSGAHDDHDHEHDHDHDHDHDHDHDHGHVHGPGCNHDHDHGHGHHEDGPPPHPARIHHFGKKDG, encoded by the coding sequence ATGGTCGAGATCCGCACTCGCGTGTTCGTCCGCGGAGCCCCCATTGCAGGCAAGCTCGCGCTGCCCTTCGATCGCCGCACGATCACACGGCAGCGCGCGAAGCTCGAAAGCGGCGAGGAAGTCGCGATCATGCTGCCGCGCGGCGACGTGCTGCGCGGGGGCGACATCGTCGCCACGAACGACGGGCGCCTCATCGAGGTGATCTCCAGCGCCGAAGAGGTCCTGCACGTGACCTGTGCATCACCGCGCGACCTCGCCCGCGCCGCCTACCACCTCGGCAATCGCCACGTGCCCGTCGAAGTCGGTGACGGCTACCTGCGCATCGCCGCCGATCACGTCCTCGAGGACATGCTGGTGGGCCTGGGCGCCACGGTGACTTCGATGGAAGCGCCGTTCGAGCCCGAGGCCGGGGCCTATTCAGGTGCGCACGACGATCACGATCATGAGCACGACCATGATCATGACCACGATCATGATCACGATCACGACCATGGCCACGTGCACGGTCCCGGTTGCAATCACGATCACGACCATGGGCACGGCCACCACGAGGATGGTCCGCCCCCTCATCCCGCGCGCATCCACCATTTCGGGAAGAAGGATGGCTAA
- a CDS encoding class I SAM-dependent rRNA methyltransferase, translated as MTLPKIVLKPGREKSLRHLHPWVFSGAIERVDGHPDSGDTVEIVARDGAFLARGAYSPQSQISARAWTFDPAQQIDEAFLGQRLKEAIERRSRLFDANHDSGRLVHSESDGLPGLIVDRYGDALVIQILSAGAERWRKLWPAALQELTQAKVIHERSDAEVRELEGLPVRNGTLVGTLKGLVPIIEGGLRYEVDVVTGQKTGFFLDQRDNRALAATYARDAQVLNAFSYTGGFTVAALKGGAKHVLSIDTSTDALALGQRHVAANALDATRAEWSSADVFAHFRKLRDQGKYFDLVILDPPKFAPTEKHVPRAARAYKDINLWAMKMLAPGGRLMTFSCSGAVHPELFQKIVAGAAADARVDLIIEQRLSGSADHPVSIHFPEGEYLKGLLLRRK; from the coding sequence GTGACCCTTCCCAAGATCGTCCTCAAGCCAGGGCGCGAGAAATCGCTGCGCCATCTCCATCCGTGGGTCTTCTCGGGCGCAATCGAACGCGTCGATGGCCATCCCGACTCGGGCGATACCGTCGAAATCGTCGCGCGTGACGGCGCATTCCTCGCGCGCGGCGCCTATTCGCCGCAGTCACAGATCAGCGCGCGCGCCTGGACGTTCGATCCGGCGCAGCAGATCGATGAAGCCTTCCTGGGCCAGCGGCTCAAGGAAGCGATCGAGCGGCGTTCGCGCCTGTTCGATGCCAACCACGACTCGGGTCGGCTGGTGCATTCGGAATCCGATGGCCTGCCCGGGCTCATCGTCGATCGCTACGGCGATGCGCTGGTGATCCAGATTCTCTCCGCGGGTGCCGAGCGGTGGCGGAAGCTCTGGCCCGCCGCGCTGCAGGAGCTCACGCAGGCCAAGGTGATCCACGAGCGCAGCGATGCGGAAGTGCGCGAGCTCGAGGGCCTCCCGGTTCGCAACGGCACGCTGGTCGGAACACTGAAAGGCCTCGTTCCCATCATCGAAGGCGGATTGCGCTACGAGGTGGACGTGGTCACCGGCCAGAAGACCGGGTTCTTCCTCGACCAGCGCGACAACCGCGCGCTCGCCGCCACTTACGCGCGCGATGCGCAGGTCCTCAACGCATTCAGCTACACAGGCGGCTTCACGGTCGCAGCCCTCAAGGGCGGCGCGAAGCACGTGTTGTCGATCGATACCTCGACGGATGCGCTGGCCCTCGGGCAACGCCACGTCGCTGCGAATGCGCTGGATGCCACGCGCGCCGAATGGTCGTCCGCCGATGTTTTCGCGCACTTTCGCAAGCTGCGCGACCAGGGCAAGTACTTCGACCTCGTGATCCTCGATCCGCCGAAGTTCGCTCCGACCGAGAAGCACGTGCCGCGCGCGGCGCGAGCCTACAAGGACATCAATCTCTGGGCAATGAAGATGCTCGCACCGGGTGGACGGCTCATGACGTTCTCCTGTTCGGGTGCCGTGCATCCGGAGCTCTTCCAGAAGATCGTCGCGGGTGCCGCGGCCGATGCGCGTGTCGATCTCATCATCGAGCAGCGCCTCTCGGGTTCGGCAGACCATCCGGTGTCGATTCACTTCCCCGAAGGCGAGTACCTCAAGGGCCTGCTGCTTCGTAGGAAGTAG